TCTCGGATCTCAGGAAATGCTTGATTCCAGATTGAGCGGCTTAGGTGAACGATTCGCGTCGTCGAGGCGAATGCGCGGCACCGGCTTCGCGAACTCTCCGCCGCGACGGAGGAACAGGGGCGGCGCATGTCCCCCTTCTTCAGCCAGGCGAGGGGAACAGGAGCCGATCAGACCTCGGGACTCACCATCGTGAGCACCTCATCGGCTGCCTCGGCTCGCGAGGCGATCGCGTCGGGCGCCGAGCCGAGCGCCGCCGAGTGCAGCGCCGAGAGCAGCAGCATCTGCACGATGTTGCCGGTGAGGCTGCTGTCGTTCCAGCTGTGGAAGTCGGCGCCCGCCACGAGCGCGTGGTCGGCGACGTCGGCGAGATCCGACCGTCCGTAGCTCGTGATGGCGACGACCGTGGCGCCGTTCTCGGCCGCGAGCTTCGCGGAGCGGAGCGTGAAGTGATTCATGCCGCTGTCGCTCACGGCCAGGCAGACGTCGCCCGGCTTCAGCAGCTTCGCCGCGATGTGCTGCGTCACGATGTCGACGGGGTTCTCGCAGAGCTTGCCGCTCGTGAGGAAGTGCAGCGCGATGGACTGGGCGGCGGCGAGGGACGCCCCGTTGCCGACGATGAGCAGCCGTGAGCAGTTGCGGATCCCCCTGGCCGCCGCATCGAAGGCCTCGAAGTCGAGTGCGCCCAGCGCACCGCGGATGCCCGAGATCGCGCGCTCGAACATCCGCTCGACGAGATGGACCCCCGCCTCCGGTACCGGGCCGGCGGGCTGTGCGGCCTGATCCCGGATCAACAGCTCCCGCAGCCGCTGGAACCCTCCGAAGCCCATGCTCTTGCAGGCCCGCACAACCGTCGCGGGAGACACCTCGGCTCGCTCGGCGAGATCCGCCACCGACATCTCGGCCACCAGCTGCGGCGCGTCGATGCACACCTGCGCCACCCTGCGCTCACTCGGCACGAGCGCCGGCACTTGGGACTGCAGCAGGGAGCGGGTGCCGCCGAGCGGGGGCGAGGCTACGTCGTTCATACGCAGTTCCTATCACCGCAAGCTGTCCGGCAGGTGTCCGGCGGGTGCCGCACCCGTCACCGGCGCTGGCCGGCCCCCGATCGAGTCGGCCTATTCTTATCGAGACCGCCGAAATTCGCGCAACTTATAGGCCGACTCGACACAGACAGGCTGGCTCGACACCGCCCGACCCGACCCCGCTGCCGCTACTCGCCGGCGATCCGCACCCGCGCCGCGTCTCTGGCTGCGAGACCGCGGCGAGGTTGAAGCCCGAGACCCCGGTCTCCTCGACGATCTCCTCGATCGTGTCGGCGACCGTCGCGGCCGAACCCACGATGACGGGGCCGTCGCCGCCGATCCGCGCGTAGTCCGCGCTCTCTCGGGGCGTCCACACGCGATCGAGGTCGGCGTCGGTGAATGCGGCGAGCGCCGACTGGATGGGCGTTACTGCTGACGCTCCTCGGGCGCGGCTCGCACGCCGCCGCGTGGGAGCTCCACGGGCAGGGCTGGGTGTACGAGGCCGAGAAGTTCAAGATCTCGAAGCACAACAGCCTCTGGCGAGGCGGCCCTGCGCCGCGACGGCTCGGGCCTTCGACACCGACCCCTGGATCGAGATGACGCGTTCGGCCCATCACCGGCGCCGCAAGGGCCACGAGCGTCATCTCGATCCGGGGACCGGAGCGGAGACCGCCCGCAGTCCGCATCCCGGTAGACTGTGCGGGTGACTGAGCGTGTATTGATCAAGGACCTGGCCGCCCGCGAAGACGGCCCCGTGCGCGTTTCCGGATGGGTCGAGAAGGTGCGCGACCAGCGGTACGTGCAGTTCGTCGTGCTGCGCGACGAGACCGGCGCGGTGCAGCTGGTGAACGGCGGCGTGCTGCGCGAGCCCGATCCCGAGAATCCGCGATCCGACATCCTCGTTCCCCGCACCACCACCATCAGCGAGCTCACCCACGGCACCTTCATCACGGTGGAGGGCGAGCTGCAGCACAACGAGCGCGTGAAGCTCGGCGGCGTCGAGATCCAGATCGACGAGATCGAGGTCATCAGCAAGGCGCTCCCCGACAACCCGATCGCAGCCGACAGCGGCATCGACGTGCGCCTCGACTGGCGCTTCCTCGACCTCCGCCGCCCCGAGCAGAACCTGATCTTCCGCATCCAGACCACGTTCCTGCACGCGCTCCGCAACGTGTGGGTCGATCGCGGCTTCATCGAGATCCAGACCCCGAAGCTCATGGCGAGCGCGAGCGAGTCGCGCGCCGAGCTGTTCGAGGTCGAGTACTTCGAGGGCCAGGCGTTCCTCGCGCAGAGCCCCCAGTTCTTCAAGCAGATGGCGCAGGCCGCGGGCTTCGGCGGCATCTTCGAGGTCGGCCCGGCGTTCCGCGCCGACCCCTCGTTCACCTCGCGCCACGCGACCGAGTTCACCTCGGTCGACACCGAGCTGAGCTGGATCGACTCGCACGAGGACGTCATGGAGCTGCACGAGGAGCTCATCGTCGCGGGCCTCTCGGCCGTCAAGGAGAAGCACGGCGAGGAGATCCAGAAGCTCTTCGGCATCGAGCTCGAGGTGCCCGCCCGACCGTTCCCGCGCATCCCCCTCGCCGAGGCGAAGGAGATCGTGAAGGCCGAGGGCTACGAGGTGCCGCGCGCCGACGCCGACATGGACCCCGAGGGCGAGCGCCGCATCGCCGCGCACGTGAAGAAGAAGTACGGCAGCGACTTCGTCTTCCTCACCGACTACGACGCGTCGATCCGCCCGTTCTACCACATGCGCCACCCTGAGAACCCGCACCTCACCAACAGCTACGACCTCATCTACCGCGGCACCGAGATCTCCACGGGCGCGCAGCGCGAGCACCGCATCGAGGTGCTCGAGGCGCAGGCGGTCGAGAAGGGCATGGACCCGAAGGAGCTCGGCTTCTACCTCGACTTCTTCCGCTACGGCGTGCCCCCGCACGGCGGGTTCGGCATGGGCCTCGCCCGCGTGCTGATGCTCATGCTGCAGCAGTCGTCGATCCGCGAGGTCACCTACCTGTTCCGCGGCCCGAACCGCCTCCTGCCGTAGGGATCGCGCACGACGGAGCCCCCGCGCCTCTCCGGAGAGGCGCGGGGGCTCCGTCGTGCGGCGGGAACGCCCGCGGCGACCGCGGCCGGTGCCGCCGCCGCTGCCGCGTCAGGCCTCGACGGCCACCGGCGCGGGCTTCTTCGAGAAGCGGATCATCACGAGGAAGACGATCGCGGTCACCGCGAAGCCGACCAGCCACGAGATGTTGATCGAGCCCGCGAGGGGACCGGTGAAGATCGCGATGTCCATGAACGGCAGCTGCGCGAGGAGCCCGATCCCGTAGCTCACCAGCCCGACCGCGTTCCACTTGCCGTACTCGCCGCCGGAGGGGTCGAACATCGCCGCGATGTTGTAATGGCCCTTCTGCACGATGAAGAAGTCGACCAGGTTGATCGCCGACCACGGGATCAGCACGTAGAGCAGCAGGTCGAGGAAGCCGATGAACATGGTCATGAAGTCGCCCTGGCCGAGCACGGCGATCCCCGTCGCGATGGCGCCCGACACGATGGTGGTCCACACCCGCACCCGCGTGGTGATGCGCGTCTTGAAGTTCGACTGCAGCACGGTCAGCGCGTTCATCACCGCCGAGTAGAGCTCGACGCCGTTGATGAGCGCCGAGCTCACGGCGAAGACGACCAGCACGACGAGACCCACGGGCCCGAGCACCGAGCCCAGCGCGCCGAGCGGGTTATCGGGAGCGATCGCGCCGAGCAGCACGCCGAGGCCCATCACGAAGACGGAGCTGAGCACGAGTCCGAAGTAGGTGCTCCAGAACGCGGTCTTGGGTCCCGTCTTCTTCGGCAGGTAGCGGGAGTAGTCGGAGACGTAGGGGGCGTAGGCGAGCTGCCACACGATGCCGATCGCGAGCATCGCGAAGAAGCCCTCGGGGGTCATGGCGACGTCGTCGCGCGCGGTGAGCGCATTCGGCTGCAGCGCGAGCATGATCATCGAGACCGCGACGGCCACGCCGATGAGGATCGACAGCCACACCATGGTGCGACGCAGCAGGTCGTAGCCGAAGACGCAGAGCGCGATGCCGATCGCGGCGAAGACGACGATCGCGAGCGTGCCGTTGAAGCCCGGGATCACCTCGGCCAGGGCGTCCTTCGCCACCAGCAGGATGCTGGAGAAGAAGCCCATGAACATGACGAACGCGATGAACGCGAAGACGCTCGCGCCGAGGTAGCCGAACTGGGCGCGGGCCTGCAGCATCTGCGGGATCCCGAGCGTGGGTCCCTGCGACGCGTGCAGGGCGGCGCCGAACGCGCCGATGATGTTGCCGGCGAAGACGGCGAGGAAGCTCCAGCCGAGCGGCAGCCCGAAGCCGCCGGTCGCGACGGCGCCGGTGACGACCGCGAGGGGCATCATGTTGAGGCTGACCCAGATGGCGAAGATCGACCAGTTGGTGCCCGTGCGCTTGTTCTCCGGGATCGGCATGATGTGCTCTTGCTCGAATCGGGCGAACGTCTGGGTGACGGGCGGTGGCTCGTGCGTCATGTATCTCTCTCCTTCGAGTGGATGCTGCGAGACAGCCGTGGGAGGCCGCAAAACGGCCACCGTACGATGCATCCTCCAGCGGGTGGCGCTTCTGCTCGGCGGCGAACGGTCGCATGGCATGCGCCGCAGCGTCTGAGCAGAAGCAAAGGTATTGAGGTCTCTCTTCAGCGGAATGTATGAGGGCTTATCGCCGGTAGACGGTCTTTCCCCCGAGCACCGTGCGCGCGACACGCACCGCGTCAAAACCCTCCGGCTCACCGATCGGCCCGGTCAGCATCACCAGGTCTGCGAGCTTCCCTACTTCGAGACTGCCCATATCGTGGGCCGTGCCCGACACCTCCGCCGGACCAAGGGTGTAGGCGCGCAGGGCCGTCTCCACGTCCAGCCGTTCGTGCGGTTGTGCAGGCATATGGGACTCCGTGTTGAGCGCGTGCACATCGGCGGCAGGTGCGGTGCGCGTGCATGCCGTATGCAGGCCCCAGAGCGGGTCGGGGCTGGTGACGGGCCAGTCGCTGCCCATCGCGAGGTGCGCCCCGGCTCGATGCAGCGAACCGAACGGGAAGTGGTATCGGGCCCGGTTCTCGCCGATCAGCGGGAACTTGCGCTCGAGGATCTCCTGGTCGTTGCGCGCCCACAGCGGCTGCAGGTTCGCCGTGACGCCGAGCGCGGCGAATCGAGGCAGGTCTGCCGGGTCCACGACATCGAGGTGCGCAATCTGGTGCCGTTCTCCGACTCCATTGCGCTCCCGCGCGAACTCGATCGCGTCCAAGCACTCTCGCACCGCTCGATCACCCACGCCGTGGAAGTGAACGCTCAGCCCCGCTGCATCGAGGGCGGCGGCGATGGTGCACAGATCGTCGGGCGCAATGACCGAATCACCACGCGTCTCCGGCTGCACTCCGCAGTAGGGCTCGATGAGGGCGGCCGTGCAGTTCTCGCAGATGCCGTCCTGCATGATCTTGACGCTGCGCACCGCGAAACCGGCCTCGCGCGCGGAATCGATGCGGCTGAGCATCTCTGAGAGGTACCCGACACCGGCTGCGGGCGGCCACCACATGGAGCCGGTGACCCTCGCTCGCAGTGAGCCGTCGGCAAGGGTTTCAAGATAGCTCGGCAGGCAGTCCGGCAGCGTCAGGTAGGAACCGAGGATCGCATCGTGCCAGGCGGTGACGCCGAGGGAGAAGAGCCGCTCCTGCGCCGAGAGCAATGCGGCGCGCAGGTCCTCGGGACCGTGCGGCGGGATCAGTCGTGTCACCAACTCCCCGGCGGCGTCGAGCAGCATCCCCGTAGGCTCACCGTTTTCGTCGCGCAGGATGCGACCGGCTGCGGGATCGGGGGTCTCCCTCGTGATCCCGGCGAGTTCGAGAGCCCGGGAGTTGACCCACACACCGTGCGCGTCATGACTGGTGAGCACTGCCGGGCGGTCCGGCACCATCTCGTCGAGCAGATGACGCGTGGGCATGCCGCCGGGGAATGCGTCTCCGAACCAGCCGGCGCCGACGACCCACTCGGCGTCGCTCTGCGCCGCATGCTCGCGGATGAGACGACCGTACCCCTCCACGGAGTGCTCGGCGTCGAGGTCGCAGCCGCGCAGACCGAGACCGCCGGCCTGGGCGTGGATGTGGGCGTCATGGAAGCCCGGCAGCACCGCAGCGCCCGCGGCATCGATGACCTCCGTGGATTCGCAGGCGAGGGCGAGGACCTCGTCGCCGCCCACCGCGGTGATCCGGTCGCGCTCGACAGCCAGCGCAGTAGCCGCCGTCGCCTCGGGCGTCCAAAGCTGGGCGGAGTGGATGATCAGATCGGGTCGGGTCACAGTGCTTGCTCCTCGTGATCAGCGTTGGTCTCAGGAGTCGATGGCGGGGCCGGCGCCCTGCGCTCGCTTCCAGGCGATGTAGAGCACGCCCGGCACGATGAACCCGACCACCCATGCGAGGTCGACGAAGCCGAGCGGCTCCGCCAGCGGTCCCGTGTAGAGCGTCGTCACCATGAAAGGGATCTGCACGACGATGCCCACGAGGTAGCTGACGACACCCGCGACGTCGCAACGCCCATAGACTCCACCATCGCGGCGGAACATGTCTCCGACCCGGTAGTGGCCCTTGCGCAGGATGAAGTAGTCGACCAGGTTGATCGCTGACCAGGGGATGAGCACGTAGAGCAGGATGAAGACGAAATCCTTGAAGACGAGCAGGAAGTCGTTCTTGCCGAACACTGCCGCGAACATGGCGATAAGCGCGTAGACGACGGTCATCACGAGACGCATGTTGGTGTTGATCCTGATCTTTCCCGAGAGCGACTCGAGCGCGGTGAGCGAGGACATCACTCCCGAGTAGATGTTGGCCGAGTTGATCACGGCGGACGCCGCGCCGAAACCGAACAGCACGAACGGGCCGAAGCCGCCGAGCAGCCCTCCCAGCACCGCCATCGCGTCGCCGTCGGCCAGGTTCAGGCCGACGAGCGCCCCGAGCCCCATCACGAGCACGGTGCCGAGCACCAGACCCGTGTAGGTCGCCCAGAAGGCCTGCTTGGCCCCGCCCTCCTTCGGCATGTAGCGCGAGTAGTCGGATACATAGGGCGCATACGCGAGTTGCCAGGTGACACCGACGGCGAGCATGCCGAAGAAGCCCGCGGTGTTGTAGCCGAGCTCGATCGTCGTCTCGAAGGTCGCCGGGTTGCTCACGAGGATCACGAACGAGGCGAGCACGAGGACCCCGATGAACACGGAGAAGATTCCCATCGCCTTACGCACGAGGTCGTAGCCGAAGATGGCGACCACGAGGGCCACCGCGGCGCAGATCACGATGCCGGTGTTCACCGAGAGGAGGGGGAAGATGGCCGCGAAGCTCTGCGCCGCGACCACGAGGTTCGAGGCGAAGAAGCCGAGGAACATGAGCACTGCGATGATCGCGAGGAAGCTGCCGCCGTAGTAGCCGAACTGGCCGCGGGCCTGCAGCATCTGGGGAATCCCGAGCTGCGGCCCTTGCGAGGCGTGGAGCGCAGCGCCGAATCCTCCGATCACATTACCGATGACGACCGCCAGGATCGTCCACCCGAGTGAAAGCCCGAAGAGGCTCGGTCCGAGCGCGCCGGTGACGACCGTGAGGGGCAGCATGTTGATGCCGAGCCAGACGAAGAACAGTCCGCGCGTGGTGCCGTGGCGCTCGCTCTCGGGGATGGGCCGAATGTGTCGGCGCTCGAAGGTGATGATCCTCGTGGTCGAGGCGCTGAGGTTGGGGTGGTCTTCACTCATGACGGCGCTCCTTCGCGACAGTCGGTGCAGCTCAGTGGGCCCGAGCGATTCGCATCGGGGTGGTGCGGTCGTGGGACCGCGGGTCGGCGCGTTCCGGCGCGGGGCGGGGGCGCAGCGAGCGCCCCCGCCCCGCAATGGACCTCAGAGGCCGGCGCCGGCCGTCGCCGCGGTGAAGGCGCGATCGAGCAGCTCCGCGAGCTCGTCGATGTCGGCGCGGGTCATCACGAGCGGCGGCGAGACCTGCACGAGCGGGTTGCCCTCGGCATCGATGGCGACGCGGCAGAGCAGACCGGCCTCGGCGAGCGCCGGGTTGAGGTGCTTGCCCACGAAGTCGCCCGCGCTGATCGGCTCGGCCTCCCAGCGCTTCGCCGCGTGATCCGTGACGAGCTCGAAGCTGCGGTGGAAGCCGTCGCCGCGCAGGTCGCCCACGATCCTCGCGTGCTTCTCGGCGACCTCGGCGAGCTTCTCGGCGAGGTAGGGGCTCAGCTCGGCCACGTTCTCGACGACGCCCTCGCGCTCCATGATCTCGAGGTTCTTCAGGGCGGCCGCGCAGGCGACCGGGTGCCCGCCGTAGGTGAGGGCATGGTTGAACATGCCGAGCGGGCCGTCGAGCACGGTCTCGATGATGCGGTCGCTCGCGATCACGCCGCCGAGGGGCATGTACGCCGAGGCGATGCCCTTCGCAAAGGTGATCATGTCGGGCTGGAAGCCGTAGTGGATCGAGCCGAACCAGGATCCGAGGCGCCCGTAGCCGGTGATGACCTCGTCGGCGATCAGCAGGATGCCGTACTTGTCGCAGAGGGCCCGCACGCCGGCGAAGTACTCAGGCGTGGGCGGGGTGAGGCTTCCGCCGGCGTTCTGCAGCGGCTCCATGATGATGGCGGCGATCGTGTCGGCGCCCTCCTGCACGATGAGCGACTCGAGCTCGCCGAGCAGGAACGCGGTGGTCTGCTCGGGCGTCTCGCCGTCAGGGCGGCGATAGCGCTTCGTGTTGTGCGTGTGGCGCACGCCGTTCATGAGCGGCTCGAACATCTTGCGCACGTCGGTCATGCCGTTGAGCGACATGGCTCCGAAGCTGGTGCCGTGGTAGGCGACGCGACGGGCGATGAACTTGTAGCGGGTGCCCTCGCCGCGGGTGATGTGGTACTGCCGGGCGAGCTTGATGGCGGCCTCGTTCGACTCGCCGCCGCCCGACGCGAAGAAGACCCGATTGAGGTCGCCGGGAGCGAGCTCTGCGATCTTCTGTGCGAGCAGCGCGGCGGGCGGGTGGGCGACGCTCCAGGTCGTCTGGTACGGCAGCGCGGCGAGCTGATCCCGCACCGCGTCGCCCACCTCGGCCCCGTGGGTGTATCCGAGCTGCACGCAGAAGAGCCCCGCGAGCCCGTCGAAGAAGCGGCGGCCGCTCTCGTCGTACACGGAGCAGTGCTCGCCGCGCACGAAGACCGGCAGCTCCTCGTCGCGATACTTGCCCGCGGGGGTGAAGTTCATGACCAGGTGGCGCTTGGCGATCTCC
This DNA window, taken from Leucobacter tenebrionis, encodes the following:
- a CDS encoding purine-cytosine permease family protein; translated protein: MSEDHPNLSASTTRIITFERRHIRPIPESERHGTTRGLFFVWLGINMLPLTVVTGALGPSLFGLSLGWTILAVVIGNVIGGFGAALHASQGPQLGIPQMLQARGQFGYYGGSFLAIIAVLMFLGFFASNLVVAAQSFAAIFPLLSVNTGIVICAAVALVVAIFGYDLVRKAMGIFSVFIGVLVLASFVILVSNPATFETTIELGYNTAGFFGMLAVGVTWQLAYAPYVSDYSRYMPKEGGAKQAFWATYTGLVLGTVLVMGLGALVGLNLADGDAMAVLGGLLGGFGPFVLFGFGAASAVINSANIYSGVMSSLTALESLSGKIRINTNMRLVMTVVYALIAMFAAVFGKNDFLLVFKDFVFILLYVLIPWSAINLVDYFILRKGHYRVGDMFRRDGGVYGRCDVAGVVSYLVGIVVQIPFMVTTLYTGPLAEPLGFVDLAWVVGFIVPGVLYIAWKRAQGAGPAIDS
- a CDS encoding amidohydrolase, with the protein product MTRPDLIIHSAQLWTPEATAATALAVERDRITAVGGDEVLALACESTEVIDAAGAAVLPGFHDAHIHAQAGGLGLRGCDLDAEHSVEGYGRLIREHAAQSDAEWVVGAGWFGDAFPGGMPTRHLLDEMVPDRPAVLTSHDAHGVWVNSRALELAGITRETPDPAAGRILRDENGEPTGMLLDAAGELVTRLIPPHGPEDLRAALLSAQERLFSLGVTAWHDAILGSYLTLPDCLPSYLETLADGSLRARVTGSMWWPPAAGVGYLSEMLSRIDSAREAGFAVRSVKIMQDGICENCTAALIEPYCGVQPETRGDSVIAPDDLCTIAAALDAAGLSVHFHGVGDRAVRECLDAIEFARERNGVGERHQIAHLDVVDPADLPRFAALGVTANLQPLWARNDQEILERKFPLIGENRARYHFPFGSLHRAGAHLAMGSDWPVTSPDPLWGLHTACTRTAPAADVHALNTESHMPAQPHERLDVETALRAYTLGPAEVSGTAHDMGSLEVGKLADLVMLTGPIGEPEGFDAVRVARTVLGGKTVYRR
- a CDS encoding MurR/RpiR family transcriptional regulator, giving the protein MNDVASPPLGGTRSLLQSQVPALVPSERRVAQVCIDAPQLVAEMSVADLAERAEVSPATVVRACKSMGFGGFQRLRELLIRDQAAQPAGPVPEAGVHLVERMFERAISGIRGALGALDFEAFDAAARGIRNCSRLLIVGNGASLAAAQSIALHFLTSGKLCENPVDIVTQHIAAKLLKPGDVCLAVSDSGMNHFTLRSAKLAAENGATVVAITSYGRSDLADVADHALVAGADFHSWNDSSLTGNIVQMLLLSALHSAALGSAPDAIASRAEAADEVLTMVSPEV
- the aspS gene encoding aspartate--tRNA(Asn) ligase, yielding MTERVLIKDLAAREDGPVRVSGWVEKVRDQRYVQFVVLRDETGAVQLVNGGVLREPDPENPRSDILVPRTTTISELTHGTFITVEGELQHNERVKLGGVEIQIDEIEVISKALPDNPIAADSGIDVRLDWRFLDLRRPEQNLIFRIQTTFLHALRNVWVDRGFIEIQTPKLMASASESRAELFEVEYFEGQAFLAQSPQFFKQMAQAAGFGGIFEVGPAFRADPSFTSRHATEFTSVDTELSWIDSHEDVMELHEELIVAGLSAVKEKHGEEIQKLFGIELEVPARPFPRIPLAEAKEIVKAEGYEVPRADADMDPEGERRIAAHVKKKYGSDFVFLTDYDASIRPFYHMRHPENPHLTNSYDLIYRGTEISTGAQREHRIEVLEAQAVEKGMDPKELGFYLDFFRYGVPPHGGFGMGLARVLMLMLQQSSIREVTYLFRGPNRLLP
- a CDS encoding aspartate aminotransferase family protein produces the protein MTLQHDTIDVADAVAETPSGLAEIAKRHLVMNFTPAGKYRDEELPVFVRGEHCSVYDESGRRFFDGLAGLFCVQLGYTHGAEVGDAVRDQLAALPYQTTWSVAHPPAALLAQKIAELAPGDLNRVFFASGGGESNEAAIKLARQYHITRGEGTRYKFIARRVAYHGTSFGAMSLNGMTDVRKMFEPLMNGVRHTHNTKRYRRPDGETPEQTTAFLLGELESLIVQEGADTIAAIIMEPLQNAGGSLTPPTPEYFAGVRALCDKYGILLIADEVITGYGRLGSWFGSIHYGFQPDMITFAKGIASAYMPLGGVIASDRIIETVLDGPLGMFNHALTYGGHPVACAAALKNLEIMEREGVVENVAELSPYLAEKLAEVAEKHARIVGDLRGDGFHRSFELVTDHAAKRWEAEPISAGDFVGKHLNPALAEAGLLCRVAIDAEGNPLVQVSPPLVMTRADIDELAELLDRAFTAATAGAGL
- a CDS encoding purine-cytosine permease family protein, with product MTHEPPPVTQTFARFEQEHIMPIPENKRTGTNWSIFAIWVSLNMMPLAVVTGAVATGGFGLPLGWSFLAVFAGNIIGAFGAALHASQGPTLGIPQMLQARAQFGYLGASVFAFIAFVMFMGFFSSILLVAKDALAEVIPGFNGTLAIVVFAAIGIALCVFGYDLLRRTMVWLSILIGVAVAVSMIMLALQPNALTARDDVAMTPEGFFAMLAIGIVWQLAYAPYVSDYSRYLPKKTGPKTAFWSTYFGLVLSSVFVMGLGVLLGAIAPDNPLGALGSVLGPVGLVVLVVFAVSSALINGVELYSAVMNALTVLQSNFKTRITTRVRVWTTIVSGAIATGIAVLGQGDFMTMFIGFLDLLLYVLIPWSAINLVDFFIVQKGHYNIAAMFDPSGGEYGKWNAVGLVSYGIGLLAQLPFMDIAIFTGPLAGSINISWLVGFAVTAIVFLVMIRFSKKPAPVAVEA